A DNA window from Polyodon spathula isolate WHYD16114869_AA chromosome 18, ASM1765450v1, whole genome shotgun sequence contains the following coding sequences:
- the sgip1a gene encoding SH3-containing GRB2-like protein 3-interacting protein 1 isoform X5, with protein MAEQLCTGWLHIVAGSLEIEECTSAIMMEGLKKRTRKAFGIRKKEKDTDSTGSPDRDGNNSPEIDDEGYSIRPEDSSSSPKAKHFFSSSESEEEEDHRKKFKIKIKPLQAKDALNCTAASVDVLKASIGNIALTPSPVKRSSKHSPGLIKRHLSREEIARPRRSTATPTPIAEPVSKKALEDHTALFGPPLETAFEAQKTEAVIDESEVWGVPRPSEQNQEAPLSRPFPTGTPPPLPPKNVPATPPQTGSPSTDVTDGAVSKSPKTEPDTDVVTWQPTSNSLEDPSVKAGRDRKLPSISDLDNIFGPVECPKPQAESTESQWVHFSDESPEHNDAAAAASATAPPTTPAPIPAPASASALAPAPAPAPPVVYPKDKPVSPLPVPLIPPMPSETKAASPPAEPTRNIPPPLNLNGKRSSDLPPGKDHAVESTASPKEFGQGPRATPPPPPPPTYRTVVSSPGPCSGTSTGSGSSSPARPTTPLASSSPTPPPPPPRPPSRPKLPPGKPGAGDVPRPFSPPVHSFSPPPVAPLARAESTSSISSTNSLSAATTPTVGKELSVCVSENDQPSLVWFDRGKFYLTFEGSSRGPSPLTMGAQDTLPVAAAFTETVNAYFKGADPSKCVVKITGEMVLSFPAGITRHFANNTSPAVLRFSITNYSRLEHVLPNPQLLCCDATQSDANSKEFWVNMPSLMTHLKKVAEQKPQATYYNVDMLKYQVSAQSIQSTPLNLAVSWRCEPASTDLRIDYKYNADAMTTPVALNNVQFLVPVDGGVTKLQAVLPPAAWNSEQRILWKIPDISQKSENGGVGSLLARFQLSEGPSKPSPLAVQFTSEGSTLSGCDIELVGPGYRFSLIKKRFAAGKYLADN; from the exons GATTGAAAAAACGCACAAGAAAGGCCTTTGGCATACGCAAGAAAGAAAAGGACACCGACTCCAC GGGATCACCAGACAGAGATGGTAAT AATTCTCCAGAGATTGATGACGAAGGCTACAGCATCAGGCCGGAGGATTCATCCT CCTCCCCCAAagcaaagcactttttttcaTCCAGCGAATCAGAAGAGGAGGAAGACCATCggaaaaagtttaaaattaagATTAAACCTTTACAAGCTAAAGACGCCTTAAACTGTACAGCAGCGTCTGTAGATGTACTAAAAGCATCCATAGGCAACATCGCCCTGACTCCATCCCCTGTG AAGAGAAGTTCG AAGCATAGCCCA GGCCTGATAAAAAGACACTTGTCAA GGGAAGAAATAGCACGACCCAGGCGATCCACAGCAACACCCACCCCCATTGCAGAGCCAGTCAG TAAGAAAGCACTAGAGGATCATACAGCTCTGTTCGGCCCACCTCTGGAAACAGCCTTTGAGGCACAGAAAACTGAAG CTGTAATAGACGAGTCTGAAGTGTGGGGTGTCCCTAGACCAAGTGAGCAAAATCAGGAGGCCCCATTATCAAGGCCATTTCCAACTGGAA CTCCGCCTCCACTTCCACCTAAGAATGTTCCAGCAACACCGCCTCAGACCGGTTCACCTTCAACAGATGTCACAG ATGGAGCTGTTTCAAAAAGTCCCAAGACTGAGCCTGACACTGACGTCGTTACATGGCAGCCGACTTCAAATTCACTCGAGGATCCTTCGGTGAAAGCAGGCAGAGATCGCAAACTGCCATCTATCAGCGACTTGGACAACATCTTTGGACCAGTAGAATGCCCAAAACCCCAGGCAGAGAGCACAGAGAGCCAGTGGGTCCATTTTTCGGATGAGTCCCCAGAACAcaatgatgctgctgctgctgcttctgccactgcTCCTCCTACAACCCCTGCCCCTATCCCAGCCCCAGCCTCTGCCTCTGCTCTTGCTCCTGCTCCTGCCCCAGCTCCTCCAGTGGTGTACCCCAAAGACAAACCTGTGTCCCCACTGCCTGTCCCCCTGATCCCACCCATGCCATCTGAGACCAAAGCAGCTTCTCCCCCCGCTGAGCCCACACGCAATATCCCTCCTCCCCTGAACTTAAATGGGAAGAGGAGTTCCGACTTGCCTCCAGGAAAAGACCATGCCGTCGAATCAACAGCATCTCCCAAAGAGTTTGGGCAGGGTCCGAGAGCCACGCCCCCTCCGCCTCCGCCCCCCACCTACAGGACGGTGGTGTCCTCCCCGGGACCCTGCTCGGGGACGAGCACTGGCAGTG GTTCTTCTTCCCCTGCTCGTCCTACCACCCCATTGGCTAGCAGCAGCCCAACCCCGCCCCCTCCTCCTCCGCGGCCGCCCTCCCGACCCAAACTGCCTCCTGGGAAGCCCGGTGCCGGAGACGTG CCCCGGCCATTCAGCCCTCCCGTCCACTCCTTCAGCCCGCCCCCGGTGGCGCCTCTGGCTCGGGCTGAAAGCACGTCCTCCATCTCATCGACTAACTCCCTGAGCGCGGCCACAACGCCCACTGTCGGTAAAGAACTCTCCGTTTGCGTTTCAG AGAATGACCAGCCTTCCTTGGTATGGTTTGACAGAGGAAAGTTTTATTTAACCTTTGAAG GCTCTTCCAGAGGGCCCAGTCCTCTGACCATGGGTGCACAGGACACTCTTCCAGTGGCTGCAGCTTTCACAGAAACTGTAAACGCATACTTCAAAGGAGCTGATCCCAGCAA GTGTGTTGTGAAGATTACGGGAGAGATGGTGCTTTCGTTTCCAGCTGGAATCACCAGGCACTTTGCCAATAATACCTCCCCAGCTGTTCTAAGATTCAGTATAACAAACTACAGCAGGCTGGAGCACGTCCTGCCTAACCCCCAGCTTCTCTGCTG TGATGCCACACAATCAGATGCCAACTCAAAGGAATTCTGGGTTAACATGCCAAGCCTGATGACACATTTAAAGAAAGTGGCCGAGCAGAAACCACAAGCAACATATTACAATGTGGATATGTTAAAATATCAG GTATCTGCACAGAGTATTCAGTCCACCCCCCTGAATCTGGCAGTGAGTTGGCGATGTGAGCCTGCCAGCACTGACCTCCGAATAGACTACAAGTACAACGCAGACGCCATGACAACACCTGTCGCTCTGAACAATGTCCAGTTTCTAGTCCCAGTAGATGGAGGGGTGACCAAACTACAGGCCGTGCTGCCCCCTGCTGCCTG GAACTCTGAACAAAGGATTCTGTGGAAGATCCCTGACATCTCTCAGAAGTCTGAAAATGGAG GAGTGGGGTCTCTGCTCGCAAGGTTCCAGTTATCCGAGGGCCCCAGTAAGCCATCTCCATTGGCAGTGCAATTCACAAGCGAAGGAAGTACATTGTCAGGCTGCGATATTGAGCTTGTCGGTCCAGGCTACAGATTTTCGCTAATTAAAAAGAGATTTGCTGCAG GAAAGTACCTGGCTGATAACTAA
- the sgip1a gene encoding SH3-containing GRB2-like protein 3-interacting protein 1 isoform X11 codes for MAEQLCTGWLHIVAGSLEIEECTSAIMMEGLKKRTRKAFGIRKKEKDTDSTGSPDRDGNKKTNGAANGFYAEIDWERYNSPEIDDEGYSIRPEDSSSSPKAKHFFSSSESEEEEDHRKKFKIKIKPLQAKDALNCTAASVDVLKASIGNIALTPSPVGLIKRHLSREEIARPRRSTATPTPIAEPVSKKALEDHTALFGPPLETAFEAQKTEAVIDESEVWGVPRPSEQNQEAPLSRPFPTGTPPPLPPKNVPATPPQTGSPSTDVTDGAVSKSPKTEPDTDVVTWQPTSNSLEDPSVKAGRDRKLPSISDLDNIFGPVECPKPQAESTESQWVHFSDESPEHNDAAAAASATAPPTTPAPIPAPASASALAPAPAPAPPVVYPKDKPVSPLPVPLIPPMPSETKAASPPAEPTRNIPPPLNLNGKRSSDLPPGKDHAVESTASPKEFGQGPRATPPPPPPPTYRTVVSSPGPCSGTSTGSGSSSPARPTTPLASSSPTPPPPPPRPPSRPKLPPGKPGAGDVPRPFSPPVHSFSPPPVAPLARAESTSSISSTNSLSAATTPTVGSSRGPSPLTMGAQDTLPVAAAFTETVNAYFKGADPSKCVVKITGEMVLSFPAGITRHFANNTSPAVLRFSITNYSRLEHVLPNPQLLCCDATQSDANSKEFWVNMPSLMTHLKKVAEQKPQATYYNVDMLKYQVSAQSIQSTPLNLAVSWRCEPASTDLRIDYKYNADAMTTPVALNNVQFLVPVDGGVTKLQAVLPPAAWNSEQRILWKIPDISQKSENGGVGSLLARFQLSEGPSKPSPLAVQFTSEGSTLSGCDIELVGPGYRFSLIKKRFAAGKYLADN; via the exons GATTGAAAAAACGCACAAGAAAGGCCTTTGGCATACGCAAGAAAGAAAAGGACACCGACTCCAC GGGATCACCAGACAGAGATGGTAAT AAAAAGACAAATGGCGCTGCAAATGGATTTTATGCAGAGATTGACTGGGAGCGATAT AATTCTCCAGAGATTGATGACGAAGGCTACAGCATCAGGCCGGAGGATTCATCCT CCTCCCCCAAagcaaagcactttttttcaTCCAGCGAATCAGAAGAGGAGGAAGACCATCggaaaaagtttaaaattaagATTAAACCTTTACAAGCTAAAGACGCCTTAAACTGTACAGCAGCGTCTGTAGATGTACTAAAAGCATCCATAGGCAACATCGCCCTGACTCCATCCCCTGTG GGCCTGATAAAAAGACACTTGTCAA GGGAAGAAATAGCACGACCCAGGCGATCCACAGCAACACCCACCCCCATTGCAGAGCCAGTCAG TAAGAAAGCACTAGAGGATCATACAGCTCTGTTCGGCCCACCTCTGGAAACAGCCTTTGAGGCACAGAAAACTGAAG CTGTAATAGACGAGTCTGAAGTGTGGGGTGTCCCTAGACCAAGTGAGCAAAATCAGGAGGCCCCATTATCAAGGCCATTTCCAACTGGAA CTCCGCCTCCACTTCCACCTAAGAATGTTCCAGCAACACCGCCTCAGACCGGTTCACCTTCAACAGATGTCACAG ATGGAGCTGTTTCAAAAAGTCCCAAGACTGAGCCTGACACTGACGTCGTTACATGGCAGCCGACTTCAAATTCACTCGAGGATCCTTCGGTGAAAGCAGGCAGAGATCGCAAACTGCCATCTATCAGCGACTTGGACAACATCTTTGGACCAGTAGAATGCCCAAAACCCCAGGCAGAGAGCACAGAGAGCCAGTGGGTCCATTTTTCGGATGAGTCCCCAGAACAcaatgatgctgctgctgctgcttctgccactgcTCCTCCTACAACCCCTGCCCCTATCCCAGCCCCAGCCTCTGCCTCTGCTCTTGCTCCTGCTCCTGCCCCAGCTCCTCCAGTGGTGTACCCCAAAGACAAACCTGTGTCCCCACTGCCTGTCCCCCTGATCCCACCCATGCCATCTGAGACCAAAGCAGCTTCTCCCCCCGCTGAGCCCACACGCAATATCCCTCCTCCCCTGAACTTAAATGGGAAGAGGAGTTCCGACTTGCCTCCAGGAAAAGACCATGCCGTCGAATCAACAGCATCTCCCAAAGAGTTTGGGCAGGGTCCGAGAGCCACGCCCCCTCCGCCTCCGCCCCCCACCTACAGGACGGTGGTGTCCTCCCCGGGACCCTGCTCGGGGACGAGCACTGGCAGTG GTTCTTCTTCCCCTGCTCGTCCTACCACCCCATTGGCTAGCAGCAGCCCAACCCCGCCCCCTCCTCCTCCGCGGCCGCCCTCCCGACCCAAACTGCCTCCTGGGAAGCCCGGTGCCGGAGACGTG CCCCGGCCATTCAGCCCTCCCGTCCACTCCTTCAGCCCGCCCCCGGTGGCGCCTCTGGCTCGGGCTGAAAGCACGTCCTCCATCTCATCGACTAACTCCCTGAGCGCGGCCACAACGCCCACTGTCG GCTCTTCCAGAGGGCCCAGTCCTCTGACCATGGGTGCACAGGACACTCTTCCAGTGGCTGCAGCTTTCACAGAAACTGTAAACGCATACTTCAAAGGAGCTGATCCCAGCAA GTGTGTTGTGAAGATTACGGGAGAGATGGTGCTTTCGTTTCCAGCTGGAATCACCAGGCACTTTGCCAATAATACCTCCCCAGCTGTTCTAAGATTCAGTATAACAAACTACAGCAGGCTGGAGCACGTCCTGCCTAACCCCCAGCTTCTCTGCTG TGATGCCACACAATCAGATGCCAACTCAAAGGAATTCTGGGTTAACATGCCAAGCCTGATGACACATTTAAAGAAAGTGGCCGAGCAGAAACCACAAGCAACATATTACAATGTGGATATGTTAAAATATCAG GTATCTGCACAGAGTATTCAGTCCACCCCCCTGAATCTGGCAGTGAGTTGGCGATGTGAGCCTGCCAGCACTGACCTCCGAATAGACTACAAGTACAACGCAGACGCCATGACAACACCTGTCGCTCTGAACAATGTCCAGTTTCTAGTCCCAGTAGATGGAGGGGTGACCAAACTACAGGCCGTGCTGCCCCCTGCTGCCTG GAACTCTGAACAAAGGATTCTGTGGAAGATCCCTGACATCTCTCAGAAGTCTGAAAATGGAG GAGTGGGGTCTCTGCTCGCAAGGTTCCAGTTATCCGAGGGCCCCAGTAAGCCATCTCCATTGGCAGTGCAATTCACAAGCGAAGGAAGTACATTGTCAGGCTGCGATATTGAGCTTGTCGGTCCAGGCTACAGATTTTCGCTAATTAAAAAGAGATTTGCTGCAG GAAAGTACCTGGCTGATAACTAA
- the sgip1a gene encoding SH3-containing GRB2-like protein 3-interacting protein 1 isoform X10: MAEQLCTGWLHIVAGSLEIEECTSAIMMEGLKKRTRKAFGIRKKEKDTDSTGSPDRDGNKKTNGAANGFYAEIDWERYNSPEIDDEGYSIRPEDSSSSPKAKHFFSSSESEEEEDHRKKFKIKIKPLQAKDALNCTAASVDVLKASIGNIALTPSPVGLIKRHLSREEIARPRRSTATPTPIAEPVSKKALEDHTALFGPPLETAFEAQKTEAVIDESEVWGVPRPSEQNQEAPLSRPFPTGTPPPLPPKNVPATPPQTGSPSTDVTDGAVSKSPKTEPDTDVVTWQPTSNSLEDPSVKAGRDRKLPSISDLDNIFGPVECPKPQAESTESQWVHFSDESPEHNDAAAAASATAPPTTPAPIPAPASASALAPAPAPAPPVVYPKDKPVSPLPVPLIPPMPSETKAASPPAEPTRNIPPPLNLNGKRSSDLPPGKDHAVESTASPKEFGQGPRATPPPPPPPTYRTVVSSPGPCSGTSTGSGSSSPARPTTPLASSSPTPPPPPPRPPSRPKLPPGKPGAGDVPRPFSPPVHSFSPPPVAPLARAESTSSISSTNSLSAATTPTVENDQPSLVWFDRGKFYLTFEGSSRGPSPLTMGAQDTLPVAAAFTETVNAYFKGADPSKCVVKITGEMVLSFPAGITRHFANNTSPAVLRFSITNYSRLEHVLPNPQLLCCDATQSDANSKEFWVNMPSLMTHLKKVAEQKPQATYYNVDMLKYQVSAQSIQSTPLNLAVSWRCEPASTDLRIDYKYNADAMTTPVALNNVQFLVPVDGGVTKLQAVLPPAAWNSEQRILWKIPDISQKSENGGVGSLLARFQLSEGPSKPSPLAVQFTSEGSTLSGCDIELVGPGYRFSLIKKRFAAGKYLADN; this comes from the exons GATTGAAAAAACGCACAAGAAAGGCCTTTGGCATACGCAAGAAAGAAAAGGACACCGACTCCAC GGGATCACCAGACAGAGATGGTAAT AAAAAGACAAATGGCGCTGCAAATGGATTTTATGCAGAGATTGACTGGGAGCGATAT AATTCTCCAGAGATTGATGACGAAGGCTACAGCATCAGGCCGGAGGATTCATCCT CCTCCCCCAAagcaaagcactttttttcaTCCAGCGAATCAGAAGAGGAGGAAGACCATCggaaaaagtttaaaattaagATTAAACCTTTACAAGCTAAAGACGCCTTAAACTGTACAGCAGCGTCTGTAGATGTACTAAAAGCATCCATAGGCAACATCGCCCTGACTCCATCCCCTGTG GGCCTGATAAAAAGACACTTGTCAA GGGAAGAAATAGCACGACCCAGGCGATCCACAGCAACACCCACCCCCATTGCAGAGCCAGTCAG TAAGAAAGCACTAGAGGATCATACAGCTCTGTTCGGCCCACCTCTGGAAACAGCCTTTGAGGCACAGAAAACTGAAG CTGTAATAGACGAGTCTGAAGTGTGGGGTGTCCCTAGACCAAGTGAGCAAAATCAGGAGGCCCCATTATCAAGGCCATTTCCAACTGGAA CTCCGCCTCCACTTCCACCTAAGAATGTTCCAGCAACACCGCCTCAGACCGGTTCACCTTCAACAGATGTCACAG ATGGAGCTGTTTCAAAAAGTCCCAAGACTGAGCCTGACACTGACGTCGTTACATGGCAGCCGACTTCAAATTCACTCGAGGATCCTTCGGTGAAAGCAGGCAGAGATCGCAAACTGCCATCTATCAGCGACTTGGACAACATCTTTGGACCAGTAGAATGCCCAAAACCCCAGGCAGAGAGCACAGAGAGCCAGTGGGTCCATTTTTCGGATGAGTCCCCAGAACAcaatgatgctgctgctgctgcttctgccactgcTCCTCCTACAACCCCTGCCCCTATCCCAGCCCCAGCCTCTGCCTCTGCTCTTGCTCCTGCTCCTGCCCCAGCTCCTCCAGTGGTGTACCCCAAAGACAAACCTGTGTCCCCACTGCCTGTCCCCCTGATCCCACCCATGCCATCTGAGACCAAAGCAGCTTCTCCCCCCGCTGAGCCCACACGCAATATCCCTCCTCCCCTGAACTTAAATGGGAAGAGGAGTTCCGACTTGCCTCCAGGAAAAGACCATGCCGTCGAATCAACAGCATCTCCCAAAGAGTTTGGGCAGGGTCCGAGAGCCACGCCCCCTCCGCCTCCGCCCCCCACCTACAGGACGGTGGTGTCCTCCCCGGGACCCTGCTCGGGGACGAGCACTGGCAGTG GTTCTTCTTCCCCTGCTCGTCCTACCACCCCATTGGCTAGCAGCAGCCCAACCCCGCCCCCTCCTCCTCCGCGGCCGCCCTCCCGACCCAAACTGCCTCCTGGGAAGCCCGGTGCCGGAGACGTG CCCCGGCCATTCAGCCCTCCCGTCCACTCCTTCAGCCCGCCCCCGGTGGCGCCTCTGGCTCGGGCTGAAAGCACGTCCTCCATCTCATCGACTAACTCCCTGAGCGCGGCCACAACGCCCACTGTCG AGAATGACCAGCCTTCCTTGGTATGGTTTGACAGAGGAAAGTTTTATTTAACCTTTGAAG GCTCTTCCAGAGGGCCCAGTCCTCTGACCATGGGTGCACAGGACACTCTTCCAGTGGCTGCAGCTTTCACAGAAACTGTAAACGCATACTTCAAAGGAGCTGATCCCAGCAA GTGTGTTGTGAAGATTACGGGAGAGATGGTGCTTTCGTTTCCAGCTGGAATCACCAGGCACTTTGCCAATAATACCTCCCCAGCTGTTCTAAGATTCAGTATAACAAACTACAGCAGGCTGGAGCACGTCCTGCCTAACCCCCAGCTTCTCTGCTG TGATGCCACACAATCAGATGCCAACTCAAAGGAATTCTGGGTTAACATGCCAAGCCTGATGACACATTTAAAGAAAGTGGCCGAGCAGAAACCACAAGCAACATATTACAATGTGGATATGTTAAAATATCAG GTATCTGCACAGAGTATTCAGTCCACCCCCCTGAATCTGGCAGTGAGTTGGCGATGTGAGCCTGCCAGCACTGACCTCCGAATAGACTACAAGTACAACGCAGACGCCATGACAACACCTGTCGCTCTGAACAATGTCCAGTTTCTAGTCCCAGTAGATGGAGGGGTGACCAAACTACAGGCCGTGCTGCCCCCTGCTGCCTG GAACTCTGAACAAAGGATTCTGTGGAAGATCCCTGACATCTCTCAGAAGTCTGAAAATGGAG GAGTGGGGTCTCTGCTCGCAAGGTTCCAGTTATCCGAGGGCCCCAGTAAGCCATCTCCATTGGCAGTGCAATTCACAAGCGAAGGAAGTACATTGTCAGGCTGCGATATTGAGCTTGTCGGTCCAGGCTACAGATTTTCGCTAATTAAAAAGAGATTTGCTGCAG GAAAGTACCTGGCTGATAACTAA